From Paenibacillus graminis, a single genomic window includes:
- the hisIE gene encoding bifunctional phosphoribosyl-AMP cyclohydrolase/phosphoribosyl-ATP diphosphatase HisIE: MSEAEQNKALGQQEVLEGIRWNEAGLLPAVVQDANSLEVLMFAYMNKESLQLSLESGQTWFWSRSRGELWHKGGTSGNTQAITSIHYDCDSDTLLVKVVPEGPACHTGETSCFFRELPLRNSAAGEAKEGQGAGSARQGLNDNERFAVLGELERVIAEREAERPEGAYTTYLFDKGVDKILKKVGEEASETIIAAKNKDNAELRLEVSDLIYHLLVLLQERKLPLDDIMDELSARHERPRRD, translated from the coding sequence ATGAGCGAAGCTGAACAAAATAAAGCCCTGGGCCAGCAAGAGGTGCTAGAGGGTATCCGCTGGAATGAAGCCGGACTGCTGCCTGCGGTAGTCCAGGATGCGAACAGTCTGGAAGTCTTGATGTTTGCCTATATGAACAAAGAATCGCTTCAGCTCTCGCTGGAGAGCGGACAGACCTGGTTCTGGAGCCGTTCGCGCGGCGAGCTGTGGCATAAGGGAGGGACCTCGGGCAATACCCAGGCCATTACCTCGATTCATTATGACTGCGACAGCGACACGCTGCTGGTAAAGGTTGTCCCGGAAGGACCGGCATGCCATACGGGAGAAACCTCCTGTTTCTTCCGCGAGCTCCCGCTGAGGAACTCTGCAGCAGGAGAAGCTAAGGAAGGTCAAGGCGCTGGCTCTGCACGGCAAGGGCTGAACGACAATGAACGGTTTGCGGTTCTGGGCGAACTGGAACGGGTAATTGCCGAGCGGGAGGCCGAGCGGCCGGAGGGCGCCTATACGACCTATCTGTTCGACAAGGGCGTTGACAAGATTCTTAAAAAGGTAGGCGAAGAAGCCTCGGAAACGATCATTGCAGCCAAAAATAAAGATAATGCCGAGCTGCGCCTCGAAGTCAGCGATCTGATCTACCATCTGCTGGTGCTTCTTCAGGAACGCAAGCTTCCGCTGGATGACATTATGGATGAGCTGAGCGCCCGCCATGAACGGCCCCGCCGCGATTAG
- a CDS encoding ribose-phosphate diphosphokinase: MHHHQLRIFSGSSNPKLAADIAERLGAPLGQIKLTRFKSGEIYVHYEESIRNCDVFLVQSLAHPINELFVELLVMIDAAKRASARTVNIIVPYYGYARQERKSAPREPISAKMVADVLTTAGATRVITIDLHAAAIQGFFNIPVDHLTALDLISGYLKVKGLSDLVVVSPDAGRASMAEKLASRLDSPFAIMIKKRPAHNESVITHVIGDVEGRTPIIIEDLIDTGTTIVNVVEGLKDRGAKNSIVCATHGLFSGDALSRMVHPNIDEIVVTDSIALPDDHSSRFTVLSVAPMLAEATRIIIEGGSIDKLFRDAGI, translated from the coding sequence ATGCATCATCATCAATTGCGTATTTTTTCCGGTTCGTCGAATCCGAAGCTGGCCGCAGATATTGCGGAGCGTCTGGGTGCCCCTCTGGGCCAGATTAAGCTGACCCGCTTCAAGAGCGGCGAGATTTATGTGCATTATGAAGAGAGCATCCGGAACTGTGACGTATTTTTGGTGCAATCCCTCGCGCATCCCATTAATGAACTGTTTGTAGAGCTGCTGGTCATGATCGATGCCGCCAAGCGCGCATCAGCCAGAACGGTTAATATTATTGTGCCTTATTACGGCTACGCACGGCAGGAGCGGAAATCTGCGCCGCGCGAGCCGATTTCGGCCAAGATGGTGGCGGATGTGCTTACAACCGCAGGAGCCACCCGTGTGATTACGATTGATCTGCATGCGGCTGCGATTCAAGGCTTCTTCAACATTCCGGTAGATCACTTGACGGCACTTGATCTAATCAGTGGGTATCTGAAGGTGAAGGGCTTATCCGACCTGGTGGTCGTATCACCGGATGCGGGCCGTGCCTCAATGGCCGAGAAGCTGGCCAGCCGTCTGGATTCACCGTTTGCCATCATGATCAAGAAGCGTCCGGCTCACAACGAATCGGTGATTACGCATGTGATTGGTGATGTAGAAGGACGGACGCCAATCATTATCGAGGATCTGATTGATACGGGAACGACGATTGTGAATGTGGTAGAGGGCCTGAAGGATCGGGGAGCCAAGAACAGCATTGTTTGTGCCACCCATGGTCTTTTTTCCGGAGACGCCTTGAGCCGTATGGTCCACCCTAATATAGATGAAATTGTTGTTACCGACTCTATTGCGCTGCCGGACGATCATTCCAGCCGTTTCACTGTGCTCTCCGTAGCACCTATGCTGGCTGAAGCCACACGTATTATTATCGAAGGCGGTTCCATTGACAAGCTGTTCAGAGATGCGGGAATTTAG
- the hisF gene encoding imidazole glycerol phosphate synthase subunit HisF: protein MLAKRIIPCLDVKDGRVVKGVNFVNLRDAGDPVELAALYDREGADELVFLDISASVEGRATMVEVVRQTAGEIAIPFTVGGGISTPEDMKRILRAGADKIGINTAAVNNPQLILEGARRFGAQCIVVAMDAKYNEAWGEWEVYTHGGRKPTGIRALAWAKEAEKLGAGEILLTSMDADGTKDGFDLKLTAAVSDLLTIPVIASGGAGKMEHFYDVFTEGKADAGLAATIFHYKEIAIHDLKADLKQKGVEIR, encoded by the coding sequence ATGTTAGCCAAACGCATCATTCCCTGTCTGGATGTAAAGGACGGGCGGGTAGTCAAAGGCGTGAATTTTGTGAATCTGCGCGATGCCGGCGATCCGGTGGAGCTGGCGGCACTGTATGACCGTGAGGGCGCAGATGAGCTCGTATTTCTCGATATTTCCGCTTCTGTCGAAGGCCGGGCCACGATGGTGGAAGTTGTACGGCAGACCGCCGGTGAAATCGCCATTCCGTTCACGGTAGGCGGAGGGATCTCCACGCCAGAGGATATGAAACGCATCCTGCGTGCCGGTGCGGACAAAATCGGTATCAATACCGCAGCGGTCAACAACCCGCAGCTCATTCTTGAAGGAGCACGGCGTTTCGGCGCCCAGTGTATTGTAGTGGCAATGGATGCCAAATATAATGAGGCTTGGGGCGAATGGGAAGTATACACGCACGGCGGACGCAAGCCTACAGGAATCCGTGCGCTGGCCTGGGCCAAGGAAGCCGAGAAGCTGGGGGCGGGCGAAATTCTGCTGACCAGCATGGATGCGGACGGCACCAAGGACGGCTTTGATCTGAAGCTGACCGCTGCGGTCAGCGATTTGCTCACCATTCCTGTCATTGCCTCCGGGGGAGCGGGGAAGATGGAGCATTTTTATGATGTATTTACTGAAGGCAAAGCCGATGCGGGATTGGCAGCGACAATTTTTCACTATAAAGAGATTGCCATTCATGATTTAAAAGCAGATCTGAAGCAAAAAGGGGTAGAGATCCGATGA
- the hisJ gene encoding histidinol-phosphatase HisJ codes for MRIDYHTHHERCGHAVGTLEEYVQRGIELGLEQLGLSDHLPLIHVDPESYYPEMAMPLSELPRYVEECLNLKERYRGRIELRVGLEADYIEGYEEQIRELLSPYPWDYLIGSVHFLGEWDITDFRQTGGWEGRDVMEVYRRYYDAVRKSALSGLYDIIGHMDVIKRFGYGPQTPEGKAEVQAMELEALKAIAGSGIAMELNASGLTKPCAEMFPSEHVLQQALELGIPLTLGSDAHDPLKLGDGLQEARSLLWRTGFRKLAVFEGRVRTLVPFEL; via the coding sequence ATGCGTATTGATTATCATACCCACCATGAACGCTGCGGCCACGCGGTAGGAACACTGGAAGAATACGTACAGCGGGGGATTGAACTGGGGCTGGAGCAGCTCGGATTGTCGGACCACCTGCCGCTTATCCATGTGGACCCGGAGAGCTACTATCCGGAGATGGCTATGCCGCTGTCGGAGCTTCCCCGTTACGTCGAAGAATGTTTGAACCTGAAAGAGCGTTATCGCGGAAGGATCGAGCTGCGTGTCGGGCTGGAAGCCGATTATATCGAAGGGTATGAGGAGCAGATCCGTGAGCTGTTATCACCGTATCCGTGGGATTATCTGATCGGATCGGTGCATTTTCTCGGAGAATGGGACATCACAGACTTTCGCCAGACCGGGGGCTGGGAAGGCCGGGATGTGATGGAGGTCTACCGCCGGTATTATGATGCGGTGCGGAAGTCGGCGTTATCGGGATTATATGATATTATAGGACATATGGATGTAATCAAACGGTTTGGCTACGGTCCACAGACACCGGAGGGCAAGGCCGAGGTGCAGGCGATGGAGCTGGAAGCGCTGAAGGCAATAGCCGGCAGCGGCATAGCGATGGAGCTTAATGCTTCCGGGCTTACCAAGCCCTGCGCGGAGATGTTCCCCTCGGAGCATGTGCTCCAGCAGGCGCTGGAGCTGGGCATCCCGCTCACCCTTGGCTCTGACGCCCATGATCCCTTGAAGCTGGGAGACGGCTTGCAGGAAGCGCGCAGCCTGCTGTGGCGCACAGGTTTCCGCAAATTGGCTGTGTTTGAAGGACGTGTCCGTACGCTCGTTCCGTTTGAACTATAA